From one Bacillus sp. FJAT-42376 genomic stretch:
- a CDS encoding TetR/AcrR family transcriptional regulator encodes MKEREKVIIRSAIKCFSEKGYHQTSIQEIADDAGVAKGSIYNYFGSKEDLLFSIFQHHFETLFEKMHELKETGTDYRTSFEKQISSIFYEYSSHKEFLQMQIREQIMKENSELFHYLKTVRLRLFAWYSERLEEVYGEEIHSFQFDLVVLLEGMIKEYLALMIKGSQTFSIPEMGPYLMKRMDYIIKSFTETGDEPLIKAEEAQLLISELKIAENKPKQKMVDVLSEWMAALNPGDEKHNTALGSLKEELNKSIINQVIVESLYLFINQLDSKSYLNFKNELEKWYGLYKKTN; translated from the coding sequence TTGAAGGAACGTGAAAAAGTGATCATACGCAGCGCGATCAAATGCTTTTCCGAAAAAGGATACCATCAGACGTCCATTCAGGAAATTGCAGATGATGCCGGTGTAGCAAAAGGTTCCATCTATAATTATTTTGGATCGAAAGAAGATCTTCTCTTCTCGATTTTTCAGCATCATTTCGAAACACTCTTTGAAAAAATGCATGAGCTTAAAGAAACCGGAACGGATTACCGAACAAGCTTTGAAAAACAAATATCCAGCATCTTTTATGAATATTCGTCCCATAAAGAATTTCTGCAAATGCAAATCCGTGAACAGATTATGAAAGAAAACAGTGAACTGTTTCATTATTTAAAAACGGTCAGACTCCGTTTATTCGCCTGGTACTCTGAGAGACTCGAAGAGGTTTACGGCGAAGAAATCCATTCCTTCCAATTTGATCTCGTCGTTCTGCTCGAGGGCATGATTAAGGAATACCTGGCTTTAATGATTAAAGGAAGCCAGACTTTCTCCATCCCCGAGATGGGGCCTTACTTAATGAAAAGAATGGATTATATCATAAAAAGTTTTACAGAAACCGGAGACGAACCGCTAATTAAAGCCGAGGAAGCCCAGCTGCTTATTTCAGAGCTGAAAATTGCTGAAAATAAGCCAAAGCAAAAAATGGTGGATGTTTTATCAGAGTGGATGGCCGCTTTGAATCCCGGGGATGAAAAACACAACACTGCTCTCGGTTCCCTTAAAGAGGAGCTGAATAAAAGCATCATTAACCAAGTAATCGTCGAAAGCCTCTATCTTTTTATTAATCAGCTTGATAGCAAATCTTATCTGAACTTTAAGAATGAACTGGAAAAATGGTATGGATTATACAAAAAAACGAACTGA
- a CDS encoding Hsp20/alpha crystallin family protein has protein sequence MREDKNKPSASPMRMINDFFENRPGKTLLDTMDDLFTRQSGKMYFGVHLSETMTHYIVKAEIPGVSKDEIDLELEGQQLVIRLYPHKSNKDGAKWDGAKRMIDLPGNALLQDMKAQYQNGILTVRFPKKQGRKITID, from the coding sequence ATGAGAGAGGACAAAAATAAACCAAGTGCAAGTCCAATGAGAATGATTAATGACTTTTTTGAAAACCGCCCCGGGAAAACCCTGCTGGACACAATGGATGATTTGTTTACCCGGCAGTCCGGCAAAATGTACTTTGGAGTCCATCTTTCAGAAACGATGACCCATTACATTGTAAAAGCTGAAATTCCCGGAGTCTCCAAAGACGAAATAGACCTGGAACTGGAAGGCCAGCAGCTGGTCATCCGGCTTTATCCGCATAAAAGCAATAAAGATGGAGCTAAATGGGATGGTGCAAAACGTATGATTGATTTGCCGGGCAACGCTCTTCTGCAGGATATGAAAGCTCAATACCAAAATGGAATACTCACGGTCCGCTTTCCAAAGAAACAAGGAAGGAAAATCACAATCGATTGA
- a CDS encoding acyl-CoA thioesterase, which produces MTTPAKTCKESFVVKTSMVLPPDTNNHGTLFGGRLMAYIDDIAAIAATRHSRTLVVTASTDSVDFLHPIMVGHSVCLEAFVTYTGRTSMEIFVKVVAEDMLSGDRNVCALSFLTFVAVDANNKPTPVPQVIPQTEMEKQLNETAKARAQARRNRKMEFEKMAEMFGTDMPW; this is translated from the coding sequence ATGACAACTCCTGCAAAAACATGCAAAGAATCTTTTGTGGTGAAAACATCCATGGTGCTGCCGCCAGATACAAATAATCATGGGACGCTGTTCGGCGGAAGACTGATGGCCTATATTGATGATATTGCAGCCATCGCAGCGACTAGACACTCAAGAACGCTTGTCGTCACAGCATCAACGGACTCTGTTGATTTCCTGCACCCGATCATGGTTGGTCATTCTGTCTGTCTTGAAGCGTTTGTCACCTATACTGGCAGAACGTCGATGGAAATTTTCGTTAAGGTCGTGGCGGAGGATATGCTTTCCGGAGACCGGAATGTATGCGCTCTGAGCTTCCTGACATTTGTAGCTGTCGATGCCAATAATAAACCGACTCCTGTACCGCAAGTGATTCCGCAGACGGAAATGGAAAAGCAGCTGAATGAAACAGCAAAAGCCAGAGCGCAAGCAAGAAGAAACCGAAAAATGGAATTTGAAAAAATGGCAGAAATGTTTGGAACCGATATGCCTTGGTAA
- a CDS encoding YheC/YheD family protein, with protein sequence MTTFYEILVMQDHELSQPLVKIPNTFSLQTGGPLTICHGLRSLSGQVAVDDTLDHHHVMIHELVMQELLLKENVPYQILCHNGQFVFGPSIGLLLGNKPGEYTPAYMAEHYSVRAGAYPLIGGTLAAFTISAINWDIRAVEGLLWNAAENSWEPAFFPLPSVIYRRHLRQKNFRHFRNSYKKMGGILFNTNRWDKWKTHKFFLKRSIQNMQLPATKKAVSEKIVLDMLHEYKKIVLKPVSNSQGRGILFAEKLSDFHYSLTKQENEDWTVIHFTHHEDLINELQHEKIFKKRYLSQSYIDLSLVNGRPFDIRVIMQKKSGWVCSGIECRLAGLNQDVTNLSQGGSAFHIQEMLKLINIEKPENIINQIQQISKNLAARLDETGEHFAELGIDLALDRDQKIWLIEINFRPGYKGFIDLDYPVYEFISRQPFLYAAEIQGFSVQEE encoded by the coding sequence ATGACAACGTTCTATGAGATTTTAGTCATGCAGGATCATGAATTATCACAGCCTCTCGTAAAAATCCCGAATACCTTCTCATTGCAAACAGGGGGGCCTCTGACCATCTGCCACGGTTTGCGTTCACTGAGCGGTCAAGTGGCTGTCGATGATACCCTCGATCATCATCACGTCATGATTCATGAACTCGTCATGCAAGAGCTTTTGTTAAAGGAAAACGTTCCCTATCAAATTCTTTGCCATAACGGTCAATTTGTTTTTGGCCCATCCATCGGACTCCTTCTTGGAAACAAGCCCGGTGAATATACACCTGCCTATATGGCGGAACACTATTCTGTCAGAGCCGGAGCCTATCCGCTCATTGGCGGTACATTGGCCGCCTTCACCATTTCAGCCATCAACTGGGATATACGGGCAGTAGAAGGGCTTCTTTGGAATGCGGCTGAAAATTCCTGGGAACCGGCGTTTTTCCCTCTGCCATCCGTAATCTACCGGCGTCACCTCAGACAAAAAAATTTCCGGCATTTCAGGAATTCCTATAAAAAAATGGGCGGAATCCTTTTCAATACAAACCGATGGGATAAATGGAAAACTCATAAATTCTTCCTGAAACGTTCCATACAAAATATGCAGCTTCCGGCTACCAAAAAAGCAGTCTCTGAAAAAATCGTACTGGACATGCTTCATGAGTATAAAAAAATTGTATTAAAACCGGTCAGCAACTCACAGGGCAGGGGGATACTTTTTGCAGAGAAGCTTTCTGACTTTCATTACTCATTAACAAAACAAGAGAATGAAGATTGGACAGTCATCCATTTCACCCACCATGAAGATCTTATCAATGAGCTCCAGCACGAAAAAATCTTCAAAAAGAGATACCTGTCTCAGTCCTATATTGATCTTTCTCTAGTTAACGGACGCCCTTTTGATATCCGTGTCATCATGCAGAAAAAAAGCGGCTGGGTATGCTCCGGAATTGAATGCAGGCTGGCTGGATTAAATCAGGACGTCACGAACCTGTCTCAGGGCGGTTCCGCGTTTCATATACAGGAAATGCTGAAACTGATCAACATTGAAAAACCGGAAAATATAATAAATCAAATCCAGCAAATTAGCAAAAACCTTGCTGCCCGGCTCGATGAAACCGGTGAACACTTCGCTGAACTTGGAATTGATCTAGCTCTGGACAGGGACCAGAAAATCTGGCTGATTGAAATTAATTTCCGCCCGGGCTACAAAGGTTTCATTGACTTAGACTATCCGGTTTACGAATTCATATCCAGACAGCCTTTTTTATATGCAGCAGAGATACAGGGATTCAGCGTACAAGAGGAGTAA
- a CDS encoding NAD(P)H-hydrate dehydratase, whose translation MYVYRKEEIREIDREAEEKGLSVFTLMENAGSGLYRAISKRITKQQTVCIVCGKGNNGGDGIVLGRYLLQNGYHAKLYFPFGLPEIDKPAGRHLTYLKSCGFSPVTEELTADVWIDGLLGIGFRQPLRKEASEAISFLNRQQGTKIAIDLPSGVEADSGNTDEAFQADFTYCLHGFKPSAFSHPSKSYYGEAEVVDVGLPRSGKIKIWTENDAVRALPSFQTSAHKGTFGTGYLIAGSDEMPGSVLLAGMGALRSGIGKLTIGTTRFAAGIAAGVIPESTYELEGLQKTANGYVPEKIKAAAIGPGLEDGEVLNDAIHVLLKQDIPVVLDAGALKERSYPKRDIPPILTPHPGEFSRISGLSVQEIQSSRIDSALTYARKHRVILVLKGEQTVIAFPDGEAIVNQSGNAALAKGGSGDTLTGMLTAFLCTHRTVKEAIANAVYIHGKTADRWIEKYGERTMTASDISALLPEVIKHLERKKEG comes from the coding sequence ATGTATGTTTATCGAAAAGAGGAGATTCGGGAAATAGACCGGGAAGCTGAAGAAAAAGGGTTATCCGTTTTTACCTTGATGGAAAACGCCGGTTCAGGATTGTACAGGGCGATATCGAAACGAATAACGAAACAGCAAACGGTCTGTATTGTCTGCGGAAAAGGAAACAACGGAGGGGATGGCATCGTTCTTGGGAGGTATTTGCTGCAGAACGGGTATCATGCCAAGCTGTATTTTCCCTTTGGATTGCCGGAAATTGACAAGCCGGCCGGAAGGCATTTGACTTATTTGAAATCGTGCGGCTTTTCTCCTGTCACTGAGGAGTTAACCGCTGATGTCTGGATTGACGGCCTTCTTGGGATCGGTTTCCGACAGCCGCTCAGAAAGGAAGCATCTGAGGCAATAAGTTTTCTGAACAGACAGCAGGGAACGAAAATAGCGATTGACCTCCCTTCCGGTGTCGAAGCAGATTCAGGAAACACAGATGAAGCATTCCAGGCGGATTTTACATATTGTTTACATGGATTCAAACCATCAGCATTTAGTCATCCATCCAAATCTTACTACGGTGAAGCGGAAGTGGTCGACGTCGGTCTGCCCCGCAGCGGCAAGATTAAAATCTGGACCGAAAATGACGCAGTTCGAGCGCTTCCCTCCTTTCAGACGTCTGCTCATAAAGGGACATTCGGAACAGGCTATCTTATAGCAGGCAGTGATGAAATGCCGGGGAGCGTCCTGCTTGCCGGGATGGGAGCGCTGCGCAGCGGGATTGGAAAGCTGACCATTGGTACTACCCGGTTTGCTGCAGGGATTGCAGCCGGCGTCATCCCGGAAAGTACGTATGAGCTAGAAGGGCTTCAGAAGACCGCGAATGGGTATGTGCCCGAAAAAATAAAGGCTGCCGCCATCGGCCCTGGCCTGGAAGATGGAGAAGTGCTGAACGACGCCATTCACGTATTGCTTAAACAGGATATTCCGGTTGTTCTGGATGCGGGGGCATTAAAAGAAAGATCCTATCCAAAGAGGGACATCCCTCCGATCCTGACTCCTCACCCAGGTGAATTCAGCCGTATATCAGGTTTGTCCGTTCAGGAAATTCAAAGCAGCCGGATTGATTCCGCCCTGACATACGCGCGCAAGCACAGGGTCATTCTTGTGTTAAAAGGGGAGCAGACCGTTATAGCGTTCCCGGATGGAGAAGCCATTGTCAATCAGTCAGGGAATGCCGCTCTTGCAAAAGGAGGAAGCGGAGACACTCTCACCGGAATGCTAACCGCATTTCTTTGTACGCATCGGACCGTTAAGGAGGCCATCGCAAATGCTGTTTACATCCATGGGAAAACAGCCGATAGGTGGATAGAGAAATATGGGGAGAGAACCATGACAGCCAGTGACATTTCCGCACTGCTCCCGGAAGTTATAAAACATTTAGAAAGAAAAAAGGAAGGCTGA
- a CDS encoding TrkA family potassium uptake protein, which yields MKKEFAVIGLGRFGGSICRALSEEGMEVMAIDHDEDRVNEFANIASHAVVGDSTDEAVLKSLGIRNFDHVIVAIGENIQASILTTLILKDLGVKNITVKAQNDYHEKVLTKIGADKIVHPERDMGKRIAHNIISNNVLDYLELSDEHSIVEIVAGKKLAGNTLINLDIRANYGINIVAIKRNKEIIVSPQAEEEIELNDVLIVIGADSDIDRFERKVLNV from the coding sequence ATGAAGAAAGAGTTTGCCGTAATAGGTCTTGGAAGGTTCGGAGGCAGTATTTGCCGGGCGCTGAGCGAAGAAGGCATGGAAGTAATGGCCATTGATCATGATGAAGACCGGGTAAATGAATTCGCCAATATCGCCTCTCATGCAGTAGTGGGGGATTCAACAGATGAAGCGGTTCTGAAAAGCCTTGGAATCCGAAATTTTGACCATGTCATTGTAGCTATCGGCGAAAATATCCAGGCAAGTATTCTTACAACCCTGATACTTAAGGACCTTGGGGTTAAAAACATTACAGTAAAAGCCCAGAATGATTACCATGAAAAAGTGCTGACAAAGATCGGAGCAGACAAAATTGTCCATCCGGAAAGGGATATGGGCAAAAGAATCGCCCATAACATCATATCCAATAATGTATTGGATTACCTGGAGCTGTCAGATGAACACAGTATTGTCGAAATCGTCGCGGGTAAAAAACTTGCGGGGAATACGCTGATCAATTTGGACATACGGGCTAATTACGGAATTAACATTGTAGCAATCAAACGCAACAAGGAGATTATTGTATCCCCTCAGGCGGAAGAAGAAATTGAGCTGAACGATGTACTCATTGTGATTGGGGCCGATTCGGATATTGACCGGTTTGAAAGGAAAGTGCTCAACGTTTAA
- the ade gene encoding adenine deaminase — protein MQIDKMKQRMDAASGKEMADLLIKNATVADVFNHEFIKTDVAVKDGEFISMGTRQAKEVIDAEGMYLIPSFIDSHVHIESSMVGPSEFAKVLLPHGVTTVIADPHEIANVSGADGIQFMLDQSENLPLDVRIMLPSSVPAAVFEESGAVLRKEDLEPFIHHPRVLGLAEVMDYPALLNGDPDMLHKINMAASHSMPIDGHLAGLKEDMIDLYRAAGVRTDHEVNTAKEAADRIQRGMYVQIRQGSVAQNLPAVISAVNQRNSRRFIFCTDDKHLDELKREGSIDHLVRLSIAKGIDPMTAIQMASLNAAECYGLHKKGAIAPGFEADFIMTDNLQTIPVRRVFRKGNEAAADGQVFTWDWKVPSKVKRNLLDTVHMAKFSEEQLALPIESGKKVPIIEIIPNQLITKKRLEKTSVKGGYFSPDIQQDHLKLVAAERHRSTGKIGVGIVKGFKLKHGAIAASISHDSHNIMAVGTNDKAIHAAIERLCELKGGMAAADQNGAILAELALPIAGLMSDKPYEEVMRRMEAIHHSLAALGFEEGFNPFVMLSFLALPVIPDIKLTVNGLFDVNTFTLVSY, from the coding sequence ATGCAAATAGATAAAATGAAACAAAGAATGGATGCTGCATCAGGAAAAGAAATGGCGGATCTTCTCATTAAGAATGCAACGGTAGCGGATGTGTTCAATCATGAGTTTATTAAAACGGATGTAGCTGTGAAAGACGGAGAATTCATCAGCATGGGCACCCGTCAGGCCAAGGAAGTGATAGATGCAGAGGGGATGTACCTGATTCCTTCTTTTATTGATTCCCATGTTCATATTGAATCCTCCATGGTCGGCCCTTCTGAATTTGCGAAGGTATTGCTGCCCCATGGGGTGACTACGGTCATTGCGGACCCGCATGAAATCGCGAATGTATCGGGAGCAGACGGGATTCAGTTTATGCTGGACCAGTCTGAAAATCTGCCGCTTGATGTACGGATCATGCTCCCATCCTCTGTGCCGGCTGCCGTTTTTGAAGAGAGCGGAGCTGTACTTCGGAAAGAGGACCTTGAGCCTTTTATCCATCATCCGAGGGTGCTTGGCTTAGCGGAAGTGATGGATTATCCCGCTCTATTAAACGGAGATCCGGATATGCTCCATAAAATCAATATGGCCGCAAGCCATTCCATGCCGATCGACGGACATCTTGCCGGCCTAAAAGAAGATATGATCGATTTGTACAGAGCGGCAGGTGTCAGGACAGATCACGAGGTAAACACAGCGAAAGAAGCAGCAGATCGGATTCAAAGAGGGATGTATGTCCAAATCAGACAGGGCTCTGTTGCTCAAAATCTACCCGCGGTCATTTCCGCTGTCAATCAAAGGAATTCCAGAAGGTTTATTTTTTGCACAGATGATAAGCATCTTGATGAATTGAAGAGAGAAGGAAGCATCGATCATCTCGTCAGACTTTCAATCGCCAAGGGCATTGATCCGATGACGGCTATTCAAATGGCCTCGCTTAATGCTGCCGAATGCTATGGTCTTCATAAGAAAGGGGCCATTGCACCTGGATTTGAAGCTGATTTTATCATGACAGACAACCTGCAGACGATTCCTGTTAGAAGAGTGTTCCGGAAGGGCAATGAGGCAGCAGCTGACGGTCAGGTTTTCACTTGGGATTGGAAAGTCCCGTCAAAAGTGAAAAGAAATCTGCTGGATACGGTCCATATGGCTAAATTCAGCGAAGAGCAGCTGGCCTTGCCGATTGAAAGCGGAAAAAAGGTGCCTATCATTGAAATCATCCCAAATCAGCTGATTACGAAAAAAAGATTGGAAAAGACATCCGTAAAAGGGGGATATTTCTCACCCGATATCCAGCAAGATCATTTAAAGCTCGTGGCTGCTGAGCGCCATCGGTCAACGGGAAAAATCGGCGTAGGGATTGTTAAGGGCTTCAAACTGAAACATGGCGCCATAGCTGCATCCATTTCCCATGACTCCCATAACATCATGGCTGTGGGGACAAATGATAAGGCCATTCATGCGGCGATCGAAAGGCTTTGTGAACTGAAAGGAGGCATGGCAGCAGCCGATCAGAATGGCGCGATTTTAGCCGAGCTTGCTCTTCCGATTGCCGGACTGATGTCAGACAAGCCGTATGAAGAAGTCATGAGAAGGATGGAAGCGATCCATCATTCGCTGGCGGCATTAGGGTTTGAGGAAGGGTTCAATCCGTTTGTCATGCTTTCCTTTCTTGCACTGCCTGTCATACCTGACATCAAACTTACCGTTAATGGATTATTTGATGTCAATACCTTTACTCTTGTATCGTATTGA
- a CDS encoding DUF6884 domain-containing protein, protein MERLCIIPCGKRKIWDQEPDMGAVEARFAYTGIFHRLCQDYARTFFGQWVILSAKHGFLRPEDPVPENYDLGFHMKHPDIITIYDLKQQLEGKQLNDVKEVIMLGGKKFAPILADVFGKPAVFPLRGSQGIGEMQRKLKEAVMTGKEINPDNGAGI, encoded by the coding sequence ATGGAGAGGTTATGTATTATCCCCTGCGGAAAGCGGAAAATATGGGATCAGGAGCCTGATATGGGGGCTGTGGAAGCGAGGTTTGCCTACACGGGCATATTTCACCGGCTCTGTCAGGATTATGCAAGGACTTTCTTCGGGCAATGGGTGATTTTGTCCGCGAAGCATGGTTTTTTAAGGCCCGAAGATCCGGTTCCCGAAAACTATGACCTCGGGTTCCACATGAAGCATCCTGACATCATCACGATTTATGATCTGAAGCAGCAGCTGGAAGGGAAACAGCTGAACGATGTGAAGGAGGTTATTATGCTTGGAGGGAAAAAATTTGCTCCTATTCTTGCAGACGTTTTTGGGAAACCGGCTGTTTTTCCTTTAAGAGGTTCGCAGGGAATTGGGGAAATGCAGCGAAAACTGAAAGAAGCCGTAATGACTGGCAAGGAAATAAATCCTGATAACGGAGCGGGAATTTAA